In the Enterobacter cloacae subsp. cloacae ATCC 13047 genome, AATTCCTTCAGCCGCGTCTTGCACGCTGGATATCGCGCACGCGCTGCTTTTCCGCGCGCGCCATCAAATACCAGGCGATAAATCCGACAATTCCGACCACGCCGAGGATTATCGACGCCAGGGCGTTGATCTCCGGGTTCACCCCCATGCGCACGCTGGAGAAGACCAGCATTGGCAGCGTCGTCGCCCCAGGCCCGGAAACAAAGCTGGCGATCACCAGATCGTCGAGCGACAGGGTAAAGGCCAGCAGCCAGCCGGAGATCACCGCAGGCATAATCATCGGCAGCGTGATGATGAAAAAGACCTTCACCGGCGTGGCACCGAGATCCATCGCCGCCTCTTCAATGGAGCGATCCAGCTCGCGCAGACGCGAGGAGATGACCACCGCCACGTACGCGGTACAGAAGGTCACGTGCGCCAGCCAGATGGTGAGCATGCCGCGATCCGCCGGCCAGCCAATGGCATGCGCCAGCGCCACAAACAGCAGCAGCAGCGACAGGCCGGTGATCACGTCCGGCATCACCAGCGGCGCGGTGATCATAAAGGCAAAGCCGTTCGAGCCGCGAAAACGCCCGAAGCGCACCATCACCAGCGCGGCAATCGTGCCCAGCACGCAGGCCATCGTGGCCGCCAGCGCCGCGATGGTCAGGCTCAGCCCCACCGCGCTCATCATCGCATCGTCGTGGAACAGTTCGCTGTACCAGCGCGTCGACCAGCCAGCCCATACGGTGACCAGTTTGGAGCTGTTGAACGAGTAGATCACCAGCATCAGCATCGGCGCATACAGGAAGGTAAAGCCGATCACCAGGATCGCAATTCGCCACGGAGAGCGCACTACCGGTAAGTTGTTCATCCGTGGTCTCCCATCTGTTTCTGCTGATGCTTGTGGAACCACATGATCGGCACGATCAGCAGCAGCAACATCACGATCGCCACCGCGGAGGCTACCGGCCAGTCGCGGTTATTGAAGAACTCCTGCCACAACACGCGGCCAATCATGATGCTGTCCGGGCCGCCGAGCAGTTCCGGGATCACAAACTCCCCAACCGCCGGAATAAACACCAGCATCGACCCGGCGATAATCCCGCCTTTGGTCAGCGGCACAATCACGCTGAAGAAAGTCTTCAGCGGACGGGCGCCCAGATCCAGCGAGGCTTCCACCAGCGAGTAGTCGATACGCGTCAGTGCCGTATAGATCGGCAGCACCATAAACGGCAGGTAGGCGTACACAATCCCGATATAGACCGCGAGATTGGTGTGCAGAATAGTCAGCGGCTGATCGATAATCCCTAACCACATCAGGAAGTTATTCAGCACCCCGTTATTTTTCAGGATCC is a window encoding:
- the potI gene encoding putrescine ABC transporter permease PotI, with protein sequence MNNLPVVRSPWRIAILVIGFTFLYAPMLMLVIYSFNSSKLVTVWAGWSTRWYSELFHDDAMMSAVGLSLTIAALAATMACVLGTIAALVMVRFGRFRGSNGFAFMITAPLVMPDVITGLSLLLLFVALAHAIGWPADRGMLTIWLAHVTFCTAYVAVVISSRLRELDRSIEEAAMDLGATPVKVFFIITLPMIMPAVISGWLLAFTLSLDDLVIASFVSGPGATTLPMLVFSSVRMGVNPEINALASIILGVVGIVGFIAWYLMARAEKQRVRDIQRARRG
- the potH gene encoding putrescine ABC transporter permease PotH, with protein sequence MSTLEPPARVEKPGGFAHWLARMQMNHGRKLVIAMPYVWLILLFMLPFLIVFKISLAEMARAIPPYTNLLDWADGQLTLTLNLGNFLQLTEDPLYVEAYLQSLQVAAISTLCCLLMGYPLAWAVAHSKPSTRNILLLLVILPSWTSFLIRVYAWMGILKNNGVLNNFLMWLGIIDQPLTILHTNLAVYIGIVYAYLPFMVLPIYTALTRIDYSLVEASLDLGARPLKTFFSVIVPLTKGGIIAGSMLVFIPAVGEFVIPELLGGPDSIMIGRVLWQEFFNNRDWPVASAVAIVMLLLLIVPIMWFHKHQQKQMGDHG